Proteins from a single region of Chaetodon trifascialis isolate fChaTrf1 chromosome 10, fChaTrf1.hap1, whole genome shotgun sequence:
- the cecr2 gene encoding chromatin remodeling regulator CECR2: MSQGCTVSVEEIQSWWEVPAIAHFCSLFRTAFNLPDFEIEELEKALSEQDLDFLGDLIACLLQGCYQRNDITPEAFSSYLDDIISYRWELEEGKPNPLREGPFENLPVRTQVELLHRLCDYRLDAADVFDLLKGLDADSLRVEPLGQDGNGALYWYFYGTRMYKEEPVNRKAERISELTELTLPKKKKRGRPPKKKKLEDPQLSDVESEVTEVKTENELEDLHPSTGCKRGTWSLVCDTEEQWVSLAESIKDKTSPQDRHLYRVISQNFLPEISSMIEHKEREQKQKLLDPTPVRTSQRFSEKHINQEEEDNLKAVTEEEKKKDEELDRQVLLAEQRREEERLLQEEQQREKQEKIKAVEERAKRRKMREEKAWLLSQGKDLPPELLNLEPSSPVHRTRRNKEFYEIDDDYTALYKVLEALKAHKDAWPFLEPVDDSYAPNYHEIIKTPMDLSTIEKKLNDAEYVAKEEFVADVKLMFENCVEYNGEDSEYTIMAESLERCFSRALLKHFPSEDGDTDEEFHINSEDKERKDKKRNRGSKHSGPESLIKATEQVQRKRNSQGGKGSTLSEDEDSKPTRPPLPPHWSNGPPHPHSLPPSQQHIHEGDIRGMYHPGQQLHRPSGPHGPHGPHMYAQRMAMDPRFNYPVHIPRHNFNMQHRMVEGHHMGPRYPMGPNQQQPPHQHQHPYMGPTHGPSLGPRPMALQPGPPSEASMYPSHHRPEGHNMHPMGNRFSGPEGPPQHNYPGLRPPGMGLSNMWTSMNHQERPNGIRMQDRNMVTQRNFSYGGVPPSVGHKPWPEAAGYPHPPPNGQYQVSAAASSPGPVSSRPPVPHPDSSGRTRLASMLESPEMLALQQLSASSGPPAGAPHQHMGNFQQPGPPSGVGSIPAHPSQQPPPAPEVQLLHPAGDNGPDSQPSQQTDMQPKDSTSENKVAANSISNEASSHKNTVSVQQEQPSIPGHTRHGTGPAEGMQSPPDPNLGRSQENASGPGPPQASAESHKQDIDGQRLSSSHCPPQHISATTVSSHFNSSSTDPTPPSCPQRTQSSPQQKAVSPTLLDQSIPPLHVAVSQQMSENNLPHMPNAKHSEYLQNIQKRQQPQTTQSTPPQNHPQSSPQEVTQNTQPHNSLLPPHHFPQNISPQRPTQNSPMHGMPQSAAQGAQPGPPQPAPLTSLPPSHPTPLLPSHPSPADHGDQRPSEPTSRPNTEGTAVPPQHTTMKSGPQNGIYKHQAFSPNHHQTPLVGSNPGMQAQRGPAPAHNPGMPPQPQSQANGAMYGMGNHPHYSQTNMTRPVPPSAHHPYHNQAINPLHNPPHHPAYHQQGGTSYSYHMPGQQHPQAHPNMYPPHQYQQQHYYPQLHPQAQAHNQANSRGSYPTEEWHRSHYQPRQPMPPSAYLPVASARGNGQMKDSSLSPLGSEGSSGASLVSPVPVPDVVLHTGGHEEGKCESREQASGESSIGGSPAKQVHTESSERPESPKEILDLDSHNAASRRRSTQPPQQQRPPASAAHMMSGFMYDPRAVHPGMQQGGVPPPHIMSQARGGGNRAPYPGPPYSDPGRYAAQRPHPHLMEALQRPQQLPYSPGQTRMAMYRHPRPVGHFQGMMIQQRGLAPEHFLHPGQQMMAAPGGPSSKQGV; encoded by the exons gAGCTTGAGAAAGCCCTGTCAGAGCAGGATTTGGACTTTCTCGGGGACCTAATTGCCTGTCTGTTGCAGGGATGCTACCAGCGCAATGACATCAC CCCCGAGGCTTTTAGTAGTTACCTGGACGACATTATCAGCTACCGGTGGGAACTGGAAGAAGGGAAGCCCAACCCACTTCGAGAGGGCCCCTTTGAGAACCTCCCTGTTCGCACTCAGGTGGAACTGCTGCACCGGCTGTGTGACTACCGTCTGgatgctgctgatgtgtttgaccTGCTTAAG GGACTGGATGCAGACAGCCTGAGGGTGGAACCGCTGGGGCAAGATGGAAATGGAGCCCTCTACTGGTACTTTTATGGCACTCGGATGTACAAAGAAGAGCCAGTCAATAGGAAAGCAGAGAGGATTAG TGAACTCACTGAACTAACATtaccaaagaaaaagaaaaggggaagaccaccaaagaagaaaaaactggaAGACCCTCAGCTAAG TGATGTGGAGAGTGAAGTGACAGAGgtgaagacagaaaatgagctGGAAGATCTCCACCCGAGCACAG GCTGTAAGCGAGGCACATGGTCCCTTGTGTGTGATACAGAGGAACAATGGGTCAGTCTGGCAGAAAGCATCAAGGACAAAACCTCCCCACAGGACCGCCACCTCTACCGTGTCATCAGTCAGAACTTCCTGCCGGAGATCAGCAGCATGATTGAGCACAAG gAGCGggagcagaaacagaagctACTGGACCCAACCCCAGTTCGCACATCACAACGGTtctctgaaaaacacatcaaccaAGAGGAGGag gacaaTCTGAAGGCCgtaacagaggaggagaagaagaaagatgaagagctggacaGGCAGGTCCTGCTGGCTGAGCAGCGCCGTGAAGAGGAAAGGCTTCTGCAGGAAgaacagcagagggaaaagcaGGAGAAGATCAAAGCTGTGGAGG AGCGAGCCAAGAGGCGGAAGATGCGAGAGGAAAAGGCCTGGTTGCTGTCTCAAGGGAAAGACCTGCCACCTGAACTCTTGAATCTGGAGCCATCTTCTCCTGTCCACAGAACACGCAGGAATAAAGAATT CTATGAAATTGATGACGACTACACTGCGTTATATAAAG TGCTCGAGGCCCTTAAAGCTCATAAAGATGCCTGGCCTTTCTTGGAGCCTGTGGATGACTCCTATGCCCCCAATTATCATGAGATCATCAAG ACTCCCATGGACCTGTCCACCATTGAAAAAAAGCTCAACGATGCGGAGTACGTTGCTAAGGAGGAGTTTGTTGCCGACGTGAAGCTCATGTTTGAAAACTGCGTTGAGTACAATGGAGAAGACAGCG AGTATACTATCATGGCGGAGTCTCTAGAGCGGTGTTTTAGCCGGGCCTTATTAAAACACTTTCCATCAGAGGATGGAGACACAGATGAAGAATTCCACATCAACAGTGAAGACAAAGAGCGCAAGGACAAAAAGCGCAATCGTGGCAGTAAACACTCAGGACCTGAAAGTCTGATCAAGGCCACTGAGCAAGTCCAGCGCAAGCGAAACTCCCAGGGGGGCAAAGGAAGCACACTCTCAGAGGATGAGGACAGCAAACCAACAAGACCACCTCTTCCACCTCACTGGTCCAATGGTCCCCCTCACCCCCACAGCCTGCCTCCGAGCCAGCAGCACATCCATGAAGGAGACATCAGGGGCATGTACCACCCAGGGCAACAG CTCCATCGTCCCTCTGGTCCACATGGTCCTCACGGTCCACATATGTACGCCCAGAGAATGGCCATGGATCCCCGCTTCAATTACCCAGTTCACATCCCCAGGCACAACTTTAACATGCAG CATCGCATGGTTGAAGGACATCACATGGGCCCTAGATATCCAATGGGCCCtaaccagcagcagcctccacaccagcatCAGCACCCTTACATGGGTCCGACTCATGGCCCGTCGCTGGGCCCACGTCCCATGGCCCTCCAGCCTGGACCCCCTTCTGAAGCCAGCATGTACCCATCTCACCACCGCCCAGAGGGCCACAACATGCACCCCATGGGCAACAGATTCTCAGGGCCAGAAGGGCCACCTCAGCACAACTACCCAGGTTTGAGACCTCCTGGTATGGGTCTATCCAACATGTGGACTAGTATGAATCATCAGGAGAGACCAAATGGCATACGCATGCAAGATCGCAACATGGTGACTCAGCGCAACTTTAGTTATGGTGGAGTCCCTCCTTCAGTGGGGCATAAACCATGGCCGGAAGCTGCTGGATacccccaccctcctccaaATGGCCAGTATCAAGTGTCTGCAGCGGCCAGCTCCCCAGGGCCCGTGTCGTCACGTCCCCCTGTTCCCCACCCAGACTCCTCTGGCAGGACACGCTTGGCTTCCATGCTGGAAAGCCCAGAGATGCTggccctgcagcagctgtcagcctCTTCTGGACCCCCTGCTGGTGCCCCTCATCAGCACATGGGCAACTTTCAGCAGCCTGGGCCCCCATCAGGAGTTGGCAGCATCCCAGCTCACCCCTCACAGCAGCCTCCCCCTGCCCCTGAGGTTCAGCTGCTGCATCCTGCTGGAGACAATGGGCCAGACAGCCAGCCCtcccaacagacagacatgcagccCAAAG ACTCAACATCAGAGAACAAAGTGGCTGCCAACAGCATTTCTAATGAAGCCtcatcacacaaaaacactgtttcagtTCAACAAGAGCAACCTTCCATTCCTGGCCACACAAGACACGGCACTGGGCCAGCAGAGGGAATGCAGAGTCCCCCGGACCCTAACTTGGGCAGATCACAGGAGAATGCTTCTGGACCGGGCCCCCCACAGGCTTCAGCTGAGAGCCACAAGCAGGACATAGATGGCCAGAGACTGTCTTCCAGCCACTGCCCCCCTCAACACATTAGTGCAACTACTGTCTCATCCCATTtcaacagcagctccactgaTCCCACTCCACCCAGCTGTCCTCAGCGTACACAGAGCAGTCCACAGCAAAAAGCTGTGAGCCCCACGCTTCTTGACCAGAGCATACCACCACTGCATGTTGCAGTGTCTCAGCAAATGTCAGAGAACAACTTACCACACATGCCAAATGCTAAGCATAGTGAATACCTGCAGAACATCCAAAAACGGCAGCAACCTCAAACGACCCAGAGTACCCCTCCTCAGAACCACCCGCAAAGCTCTCCCCAGGAGGTGACCCagaacacacagccacacaatTCTCTGCTACCTCCTCATCACTTCCCTCAAAACATCTCTCCACAGCGTCCTACACAGAACAGCCCCATGCATGGGATGCCACAGAGTGCCGCACAAGGAGCCCAGCCTGGACCCCCTCAGCCAGCCCCGCTCACCTCTTTGCCACCCAGTCATCCTACCCCACTATTACCCTCCCACCCTAGCCCAGCAGACCATGGAGATCAAAGACCGAGTGAGCCTACAAGTagaccaaacacagagggcACTGCCGTTCCTCCACAGCACACCACAATGAAATCTGGGCCTCAAAATGGTATTTATAAACACCAGGCTTTCAGCCCCAATCACCATCAAACCCCGCTGGTGGGTAGCAACCCAGGTATGCAGGCTCAGAGAGGGCCAGCACCTGCTCACAATCCCGGCATGCCTCCACAGCCCCAAAGCCAGGCAAATGGAGCCATGTATGGTATGGGGAACCATCCACACTACAGCCAGACAAACATGACCAGGCCTGTGCCTCCCTCTGCTCACCACCCTTATCACAACCAGGCCATTAACCCCCTCCACAATCCTCCTCACCACCCCGCCTACCACCAGCAGGGAGGGACTTCCTACTCCTACCACATGCCAGGCCAGCAGCACCCCCAGGCCCACCCCAACATGTACCCACCTCATCAGTACCAGCAGCAACACTACTACCCCCAACTCCATCCCCAAGCTCAGGCCCATAACCAGGCTAACAGCAGAGGGAGTTATCCTACAGAGGAGTGGCATCGGTCCCATTATCAGCCACGCCAACCGATGCCACCCAGTGCGTACCTACCTGTAGCTAGTGCCAGAGGTAATGGTCAGATGAAGGACAGCAGTCTGTCGCCGCTGGGCTCTGAGGGTTCCAGTGGTGCTAGTTTGGTGTCCCCTGTTCCTGTGCCTGATGTAGTGCTGCACACCGGAGGCCACGAGGAGGGGAAGTGTGAAAGCAGGGAGCAGGCCAGTGGAGAGAGCAGCATTGGTGGCAGTCCAGCAAAGCAGGTTCACACAGAGAGCTCAGAGCGACCTGAAAGCCCTAAAGAAATCCTGGACCTAGACAGCCATAATGCTGCCTCCCGCCGCCGTAGCACGCAGCCACCTCAGCAACAGCGCCCTCCTGCCTCAgctgcacacatgatgtctGGCTTCATGTACGACCCTCGGGCTGTGCACCCCGGGATGCAGCAAGGCGGTGTTCCTCCACCCCATATAATGTCTCAGGCCCGTGGAGGTGGCAACAGAGCCCCTTACCCTGGCCCGCCATACTCTGATCCAGGACGGTATGCTGCCCAAAGACCTCACCCACACCTGATGGAGGCTCTGCAGCGGCCCCAGCAGCTGCCCTACTCCCCGGGTCAGACACGCATGGCCATGTACAGACACCCTCGTCCTGTGGGGCACTTCCAGGGCATGATGATCCAGCAGAGAGGCCTGGCACCAGAACACTTCTTACATCCAGG GCAACAGATGATGGCTGCTCCAGGCGGCCCTAGCAGTAAACAAGGAGTGTGA
- the ada2a gene encoding adenosine deaminase 2-A isoform X1, which yields MFVSNPAPRSVRTMVLLLLQRPHAAAAAACVLWCCLTGVLSIPDPRQREALIKQEASMQTGGQIVLTDAEQQLDALLSKLKQEEVMRADFPPAMHFFQARTLIRTSPIFSLLQKMPKGGALHVHDFSMTSVEWLVKNATYRPHCYMCYTDSRSVRFIFSSQWPKALLHCSPWILLENLRAKLVNTTDLDNSIMSNLTVFTDQDPETVYPTQDVIWDAFEEAFLALWGLVTYAPVFRDYYYQGLSEFYTDNVMYLELRALLPEIYELDGSTHDRAWTLKTYQDITRHFTAEHPDFFGARIIFSVHRGANMSVMTAVVEEAMKLQRDFPDIMAGFDMVGREDSGKPLWYFRDALSVPAERGVTLPFFFHAGETDLEGTEVDQNLLDAFLFNSSRIGHGFALLRHPVAKGLSRKRGVAVEVCPISNQVTKLVKDLRNHPAAALMLENHPLVISSDDPAMFGASGLSYDFYEAFVGLGGMRSNLGLLKELAINSIRYSSLSVEQQEQALALWQRRWDKFVSENTL from the exons ATGTTTGTGTCAAATCCAGCCCCACGCTCTGTCCGGAccatggtgctgctgctgctgcagcgccCCCatgcggcggcggcggcggcctGTGTGCTCTGGTGCTGCTTGACCGGAGTCCTGTCCATCCCAGACCCCCGGCAGAGAGAGGCCCTTATAAAGCAGGAGGCCTCCATGCAGACAGGTGGACAAATAGTCTTAACGGATGCTGAGCAACAATTGGACGCGCTTCTGTCTAAACTGAAGCAGGAGGAGGTAATGAGAGCAGACTTTCCTCCCGCCATGCACTTCTTCCAGGCCAGGACCCTCATCAGGACCAGTCCCATCTTCAGCCTGCTCCAGAAGATGCCCAAAG GAGGAGCTCTCCATGTCCATGACTTCTCCATGACTAGCGTGGAGTGGCTGGTGAAGAACGCGACCTATCGGCCTCACTGCTACATGTGCTACACTGACAGCCGGTCCGTCAGGTTCATCTTCTCGTCCCAGTGGCCCAAagctctgctgcactgctctccCTGGATCCTGCTGGAAAACCTCAGGGCCAAGTTGGTCAACACCACAGATCTAGACAACAG CATCATGAGCAACCTGACAGTGTTTACGGATCAGGATCCAGAAACAGTTTACCCCACTCAGGATGTGATATGGGATGCGTTTGAAGAGGCCTTTCTCGCCCTGTGGGGTCTGGTCACATATGCTCCTGTGTTCAGAGACTACTACTACCAAGGCCTCAGCGAGTTTTACACGGATAACGTCATGTATCTGGAACTAAGGGCCTTACTGCCAGAG ATATACGAGTTGGACGGCAGCACTCACGACAGAGCCTGGACTCTGAAGACCTACCAGGATATCACCAGACACTTCACAGCAGAGCACCCAGACTTCTTTGGAGCGAGGATCATCTTCTCAGTGCACAG GGGAGCAAATATGTCTGTGATGACCGCAGTTGTGGAGGAGGCTATGAAGCTACAGAGAGACTTCCCAGATATCATGGCTGGTTTTGACATG GTGGGCCGTGAGGACAGTGGCAAACCCCTGTGGTACTTCAGAGATGCCTTGTCAGTGCCAGCGGAGAGAGGGGTGACGCTTCCATTCTTCTTCCACGCTGGAGAGACGG ACCTGGAGGGCACAGAGGTGGACCAGAATTTGCTGGACGCTTTTCTGTTTAACTCCTCTCGTATTGGCCATGGATTTGCTCTGCTTCGCCACCCAGTGGCCAAAGGTCTTTCCAGGAAGAGAGGGGTGGCTGTGGAAGTGTGCCCCATCTCCAACCAG GTGACGAAGCTTGTGAAAGATCTGCGAAaccatccagcagctgcactgATGTTGGAGAACCACCCGCTGGTCATCAGTTCTGATGACCCCGCCATGTTCGGTGCCTCTGGACTCTCTTACGACTTCTATGAAGCTTTTGTGGGCCTTGGTGGGATGAGATCCAATCTGGGCCTCCTCAAAGAGCTGGCTATAAACTCTATTAG gTATAGTTCTTTGagtgtggagcagcaggagcaagCCCTGGCTCTGTGGCAGAGAAGATGGGATAAGTTTGTCTCTGAAAATACTCTTTAG
- the ada2a gene encoding adenosine deaminase 2-A isoform X2 — protein sequence MVLLLLQRPHAAAAAACVLWCCLTGVLSIPDPRQREALIKQEASMQTGGQIVLTDAEQQLDALLSKLKQEEVMRADFPPAMHFFQARTLIRTSPIFSLLQKMPKGGALHVHDFSMTSVEWLVKNATYRPHCYMCYTDSRSVRFIFSSQWPKALLHCSPWILLENLRAKLVNTTDLDNSIMSNLTVFTDQDPETVYPTQDVIWDAFEEAFLALWGLVTYAPVFRDYYYQGLSEFYTDNVMYLELRALLPEIYELDGSTHDRAWTLKTYQDITRHFTAEHPDFFGARIIFSVHRGANMSVMTAVVEEAMKLQRDFPDIMAGFDMVGREDSGKPLWYFRDALSVPAERGVTLPFFFHAGETDLEGTEVDQNLLDAFLFNSSRIGHGFALLRHPVAKGLSRKRGVAVEVCPISNQVTKLVKDLRNHPAAALMLENHPLVISSDDPAMFGASGLSYDFYEAFVGLGGMRSNLGLLKELAINSIRYSSLSVEQQEQALALWQRRWDKFVSENTL from the exons atggtgctgctgctgctgcagcgccCCCatgcggcggcggcggcggcctGTGTGCTCTGGTGCTGCTTGACCGGAGTCCTGTCCATCCCAGACCCCCGGCAGAGAGAGGCCCTTATAAAGCAGGAGGCCTCCATGCAGACAGGTGGACAAATAGTCTTAACGGATGCTGAGCAACAATTGGACGCGCTTCTGTCTAAACTGAAGCAGGAGGAGGTAATGAGAGCAGACTTTCCTCCCGCCATGCACTTCTTCCAGGCCAGGACCCTCATCAGGACCAGTCCCATCTTCAGCCTGCTCCAGAAGATGCCCAAAG GAGGAGCTCTCCATGTCCATGACTTCTCCATGACTAGCGTGGAGTGGCTGGTGAAGAACGCGACCTATCGGCCTCACTGCTACATGTGCTACACTGACAGCCGGTCCGTCAGGTTCATCTTCTCGTCCCAGTGGCCCAAagctctgctgcactgctctccCTGGATCCTGCTGGAAAACCTCAGGGCCAAGTTGGTCAACACCACAGATCTAGACAACAG CATCATGAGCAACCTGACAGTGTTTACGGATCAGGATCCAGAAACAGTTTACCCCACTCAGGATGTGATATGGGATGCGTTTGAAGAGGCCTTTCTCGCCCTGTGGGGTCTGGTCACATATGCTCCTGTGTTCAGAGACTACTACTACCAAGGCCTCAGCGAGTTTTACACGGATAACGTCATGTATCTGGAACTAAGGGCCTTACTGCCAGAG ATATACGAGTTGGACGGCAGCACTCACGACAGAGCCTGGACTCTGAAGACCTACCAGGATATCACCAGACACTTCACAGCAGAGCACCCAGACTTCTTTGGAGCGAGGATCATCTTCTCAGTGCACAG GGGAGCAAATATGTCTGTGATGACCGCAGTTGTGGAGGAGGCTATGAAGCTACAGAGAGACTTCCCAGATATCATGGCTGGTTTTGACATG GTGGGCCGTGAGGACAGTGGCAAACCCCTGTGGTACTTCAGAGATGCCTTGTCAGTGCCAGCGGAGAGAGGGGTGACGCTTCCATTCTTCTTCCACGCTGGAGAGACGG ACCTGGAGGGCACAGAGGTGGACCAGAATTTGCTGGACGCTTTTCTGTTTAACTCCTCTCGTATTGGCCATGGATTTGCTCTGCTTCGCCACCCAGTGGCCAAAGGTCTTTCCAGGAAGAGAGGGGTGGCTGTGGAAGTGTGCCCCATCTCCAACCAG GTGACGAAGCTTGTGAAAGATCTGCGAAaccatccagcagctgcactgATGTTGGAGAACCACCCGCTGGTCATCAGTTCTGATGACCCCGCCATGTTCGGTGCCTCTGGACTCTCTTACGACTTCTATGAAGCTTTTGTGGGCCTTGGTGGGATGAGATCCAATCTGGGCCTCCTCAAAGAGCTGGCTATAAACTCTATTAG gTATAGTTCTTTGagtgtggagcagcaggagcaagCCCTGGCTCTGTGGCAGAGAAGATGGGATAAGTTTGTCTCTGAAAATACTCTTTAG
- the ribc2 gene encoding RIB43A-like with coiled-coils protein 2 codes for MLNVELLSDRIARASLQKDTERQQRVFNGRARTSGVDKEALDMQVREKKKQEEAAKKEQNAQDADMLHNSKVAHLLHRRQAKEKRAMEKATVSYRHQHQQPSSRCESDLNDSHLCRQREQGDAQMMLPGLVGEDLDGQSRRQRQKEQLREWFIQQQSERAAERRQQKLEEQRYDQNRVQMDNRALQLQSADMERRRAAAVATKEYNLSKTEEKRQQRRLEGKGDEAFLAVASVPGLCPCSDRRVPPESLQQIIQFQKYQIEERKRMELEKKQQEEQDGRVRMASARTALLAERQQARLNKQLRRDLDSINVQLAQTHKQQRPDIERGRIDDSFFSKFDTCGR; via the exons GTTGACAAGGAAGCCCTTGACATGCaggtgagagaaaagaagaaacaagaaGAGGCAGCAAAAAAGGAGCAAAACGCTCAAG ATGCTGATATGCTCCATAATAGCAAAGTAGCTCATCTTCTCCATAGAAGACAGGCGAAGGAGAAGCGTGCGATGGAAAAGGCCACCGTCAGCTACCGGCATCAGCACCAGCAGCCTTCGAGCCGGTGTGAATCTGACCTGAACGACTCACACCTCTGTAGACAAAGAGAGCAGGGCGACGCGCAGATGATGCTCCCTGGCCTGGTGGGTGAGGACCTGGACGGTCAGAGCAGAAGGCAGCGACAGAAGGAGCAGCTCAGAGAGTGGttcatccagcagcagagcgagcgagcagcagagaggcGTCAACAAAAGCTGGAAG AGCAGCGCTACGACCAAAACAGAGTGCAGATGGACAACAGagctctgcagcttcagagcGCTGACatggagaggagaagagcagcagctgttgccACCAAAGAGTACAACCTGTCCAAG ACTGAAGAGAAGAGACAGCAAAGACGGCTGGAAGGTAAAGGTGATGAAGCCTTCCTGGCTGTGGCGAGCGTGCCTGGTCTTTGTCCCTGCAGCGATAGGAGAGTCCCTCCAGAGAGCCTGCAGCAGATCATCCAGTTCCAGAAGTATCAGATAGAGGAGAGAAAG AGGATGGAattggaaaaaaagcagcaagagGAGCAAGACGGACGTGTCCGCATGGCCTCAGCTCGCACAGCTCTGTtagcagagaggcagcaggcgAGACTGAATAAACAGCTGAGACGAGATCTGGACAGCATTAACGTCCAGCTGGCCCAAACTCACAAACAACA GAGACCGGACATTGAAAGAGGACGCATCGATGACAGCTTCTTCTCCAAATTCGACACCTGCGGCAGATGA